The Nitrospira sp. KM1 genome includes a window with the following:
- a CDS encoding multidrug efflux RND transporter permease subunit — MNPSRLFIMRPVATALLMVAILLAGFTAYRQLPVSALPQIDYPTIQVMTFYPGASPDVMASSVTAPLERQFGQMPGLNQMTTTSSSGCSVVTLQFSLDLSLDIAEQQVQAAINAASTFLPRDLPNPPVYNKVNPADAPILTLALNSNTLPLPQVEDLAETRFAQKISQLSGVGLVSISGGQRPAVRIQANPRALSAYGLTLEDVRAAVAAANVNQAKGAFDGPRRSSIINATDQLLSSRDYQPLIVAYRNAAPVYLSDVAEVVDDVENVRQAAWMNRTPAVLVNIQRQPGANVIEVVDRIKKLMPQLESALPSSVQVTILADRTTSIRASVRDVQFELLFAIALVIMVIFLFLRTASATVIPAAAVPLSIVGTFGAMYFMGFSLNNLTLMALTISTGFVVDDAIVMIENISRYIERGESPLQAALKGSEQIAFTILSLSISLIAVLIPLLFMGDVVGRLFREFAVTLSITIVISAIVSLTLTPMMCARLLRQRLETERGGLYQTSQRVFDDAIAAYGRTLRWVLAHQPATMAVAIATLLFTILLYVLVPKGFFPVQDTGVILGISEAAQSISFAAMAERQQALAEVILADSAVESLSSFIGVDGTNTTLNSGRIQINLKPIRERRISAQDLIHRLQSQIDSVDGITLYMQPMQDLTVEDRLSRTQYQYTLEDADPEELSRWAPTMLDALHSLPELRDVGSDQQDHGLASLLHIDRSTASRLGITPQLIVDTLYDAFGQRQVSTMFTQLNQYRVVLEVMPEFQSGPQALQFLDIRSLTGGQVPLNVFTQFSETTTPLAIVRQGQFPAVTFSFNLAPDKSLGDAVTAIEQATRMIGLPASIRGSFQGTAQAFQASLANETWLILAALVTVYIVLGILYESYIHPLTILSTLPSAGVGALLALMFVRTEFSVIALIGMILLIGIVKKNAIMMIDFALDAERKEGKTPQEAIYEACLLRFRPIMMTTMAALLGALPLAIGSGVGSELRHPLGITIIGGLVLSQVLTLYTTPVVYLAFDRLARRATSRRQRIAPADAWSTGSP, encoded by the coding sequence GTGAATCCGTCCCGGCTGTTTATCATGCGGCCGGTGGCGACCGCATTACTCATGGTCGCCATTCTGCTCGCAGGGTTTACAGCCTATCGACAGCTTCCGGTGTCGGCCCTTCCTCAGATCGACTATCCCACTATACAGGTCATGACCTTCTATCCCGGAGCCAGTCCGGACGTCATGGCTTCGTCAGTCACGGCACCGCTTGAACGACAGTTCGGGCAGATGCCCGGCCTGAACCAAATGACCACAACGAGTTCCAGCGGTTGCTCGGTCGTCACGCTGCAGTTCAGTTTGGACCTCAGCTTGGATATCGCCGAACAGCAAGTTCAGGCCGCCATTAATGCCGCGTCGACGTTTCTTCCCCGGGACCTGCCGAATCCGCCGGTTTATAACAAGGTGAATCCTGCCGATGCGCCGATCCTGACGCTGGCCCTGAACTCGAATACGTTGCCGCTGCCTCAGGTCGAAGATCTCGCCGAAACCCGTTTCGCACAAAAGATTTCGCAATTGTCAGGGGTCGGACTCGTCAGCATCAGCGGGGGACAACGGCCGGCCGTCCGGATACAGGCTAATCCTCGCGCGCTGTCTGCCTATGGACTGACCTTGGAAGATGTGCGTGCGGCTGTGGCGGCTGCGAATGTGAACCAAGCCAAAGGGGCCTTCGATGGTCCAAGACGATCCTCCATCATCAATGCGACCGACCAGTTGCTCTCGAGCCGGGACTATCAACCATTGATCGTCGCCTACCGGAACGCTGCGCCGGTGTATTTGTCAGATGTGGCAGAGGTCGTCGATGACGTCGAAAACGTCCGACAGGCGGCGTGGATGAATAGGACCCCCGCGGTATTGGTCAATATCCAGAGGCAACCCGGCGCCAATGTGATCGAGGTCGTCGATCGGATCAAGAAACTCATGCCTCAGCTCGAGAGCGCTCTCCCCTCATCAGTGCAGGTGACCATTTTAGCGGACCGCACCACATCCATCCGCGCATCGGTGCGAGATGTGCAATTCGAGCTGCTGTTTGCCATAGCCCTGGTGATCATGGTCATTTTCCTCTTTCTCCGGACTGCTTCGGCGACGGTCATCCCGGCCGCCGCAGTCCCTCTCTCGATCGTCGGCACCTTCGGCGCCATGTATTTCATGGGATTCAGCCTCAATAATTTGACCCTGATGGCCCTGACGATTTCCACCGGATTCGTGGTCGACGACGCGATCGTCATGATCGAAAACATCTCCCGCTACATCGAGCGGGGAGAGTCGCCCCTGCAGGCGGCCCTGAAAGGATCAGAGCAAATCGCGTTTACGATCCTCTCGCTGTCGATTTCGCTTATTGCCGTACTGATCCCGCTCCTATTCATGGGCGATGTGGTCGGTCGCCTTTTTCGTGAATTCGCAGTCACATTGAGCATCACGATCGTCATCTCGGCCATCGTGTCGCTTACCCTGACGCCGATGATGTGTGCACGGCTGCTGCGGCAAAGGCTGGAGACGGAACGGGGAGGTCTATATCAAACTTCTCAACGAGTCTTTGATGATGCCATCGCTGCATATGGAAGAACACTGCGCTGGGTCTTGGCACATCAGCCCGCGACGATGGCGGTTGCGATCGCGACGCTGCTCTTCACCATCCTTCTCTATGTCCTGGTCCCCAAAGGGTTCTTTCCCGTCCAGGATACTGGAGTCATTCTCGGGATCTCTGAGGCGGCCCAATCGATTTCATTTGCCGCAATGGCCGAGCGGCAGCAAGCCCTGGCCGAGGTCATCCTGGCCGATTCGGCCGTGGAAAGCCTGTCCTCGTTTATCGGTGTAGACGGTACGAACACGACGTTGAACAGCGGTCGGATTCAGATCAATCTGAAGCCCATTCGAGAACGTCGAATCAGCGCGCAGGATCTGATTCACCGACTGCAATCGCAGATCGATTCGGTCGACGGTATTACCCTATATATGCAGCCGATGCAGGATTTGACGGTTGAAGACCGTCTCAGCCGTACTCAGTATCAATACACGCTCGAGGATGCGGATCCGGAGGAGCTGAGTCGTTGGGCTCCGACCATGCTCGACGCCCTCCATTCATTGCCGGAGCTGCGCGATGTCGGTAGCGACCAGCAAGACCACGGCCTGGCTTCTCTGCTGCATATCGACCGGAGTACGGCCTCACGTCTGGGTATTACGCCTCAATTGATCGTCGACACGCTGTACGACGCGTTTGGACAGCGTCAGGTCTCGACGATGTTTACGCAACTGAACCAGTATCGTGTGGTGCTCGAGGTCATGCCGGAGTTTCAAAGCGGACCGCAGGCTCTCCAGTTTCTCGACATCAGATCGTTGACTGGTGGGCAGGTTCCCTTGAACGTGTTCACTCAATTCTCCGAGACGACCACGCCGCTTGCGATTGTCCGGCAGGGGCAGTTCCCGGCCGTCACCTTCTCGTTCAATCTCGCACCGGACAAATCCTTGGGGGATGCGGTGACAGCGATCGAGCAGGCGACCAGGATGATCGGCCTGCCTGCCAGTATTAGAGGCAGCTTTCAAGGCACCGCCCAGGCCTTTCAAGCTTCTCTCGCGAATGAAACGTGGTTGATCCTCGCCGCACTCGTCACGGTCTATATCGTCTTGGGGATCCTCTACGAAAGCTACATCCATCCGCTGACGATCCTCTCGACGTTACCTTCCGCCGGCGTAGGGGCGTTGCTTGCGCTCATGTTCGTTCGGACCGAATTCAGCGTGATCGCGCTGATCGGGATGATTCTGTTGATCGGGATCGTAAAAAAGAATGCGATCATGATGATCGATTTCGCTCTCGACGCGGAGCGCAAGGAGGGGAAAACGCCCCAGGAAGCTATTTACGAGGCCTGCCTCTTGCGGTTCAGACCGATCATGATGACCACCATGGCCGCCCTCCTCGGAGCTCTGCCCTTGGCGATCGGGTCCGGCGTCGGCTCCGAACTTCGTCATCCCCTCGGGATCACCATTATCGGGGGGCTGGTCCTAAGCCAGGTCCTGACCTTGTACACCACTCCTGTCGTGTACCTGGCCTTTGATCGTCTGGCGCGCCGCGCCACGTCCCGGCGTCAGAGGATCGCACCGGCCGATGCCTGGAGTACCGGTTCTCCATGA
- a CDS encoding MdtA/MuxA family multidrug efflux RND transporter periplasmic adaptor subunit, producing MTESVRFATTVKRWLLGLFAACLLALAGYALLAKSGEEPSRAGQVPGVSRVMPVLVAPVKTGDMGIYLNGLGSVVPMHTVNVKSRVDGQLMKVLFQEGQLVSSGQLLAEIDPRPFEVQLTQVEGQMARDQAQLKNARLDLQRYKRLLEQGFVARQQLDTQDAMVRQLEGIVKADQGQIDNAKLQLAYSRITAPIGGRVGLRLVDPGNMVRAGDANGLLVITQLTPITVIFTIPEDSLPPVLERLKAGQDLTVDAFDREQKKKLASGKLLTVDNQIDPNTGTVRLKAVFPNEDGALFPNQFVNARLLLDVKRGVPIVPSAAIQRGAKGTFVYVVNDERTVAVRNVTLGTSQGEETSIDNGLVAEELVVVDGTEKLREGSKVDVRNQTESAGKGADGPSPDVERHTRGKRL from the coding sequence ATGACGGAATCCGTACGCTTTGCAACAACGGTGAAACGATGGCTGTTGGGATTGTTTGCAGCCTGCTTGCTCGCCCTGGCTGGGTATGCGCTCCTTGCAAAGTCCGGAGAGGAACCGTCGCGTGCCGGCCAAGTTCCCGGAGTCTCACGAGTGATGCCGGTTCTGGTGGCACCCGTCAAAACGGGTGATATGGGCATCTATCTGAACGGGCTTGGCTCCGTGGTTCCGATGCATACCGTCAACGTCAAAAGTCGGGTAGACGGGCAGCTGATGAAGGTCCTGTTCCAAGAAGGCCAACTCGTCTCAAGCGGTCAATTGCTGGCTGAGATTGATCCGAGACCATTCGAGGTCCAACTGACCCAAGTAGAGGGCCAGATGGCGCGTGACCAGGCGCAATTGAAGAATGCGAGGTTGGATCTGCAGCGCTATAAACGGTTGCTTGAACAAGGCTTCGTGGCCAGACAGCAGTTGGACACGCAGGATGCGATGGTGCGTCAGCTGGAAGGAATCGTCAAAGCGGATCAAGGACAGATCGACAATGCCAAACTTCAACTGGCATACAGCCGGATTACGGCTCCCATCGGCGGGCGAGTGGGATTGAGGCTCGTGGATCCTGGCAACATGGTGCGGGCCGGCGATGCCAACGGGTTGCTCGTGATTACGCAGCTCACACCGATCACCGTAATCTTCACGATTCCTGAGGACAGCCTTCCTCCGGTCCTTGAGCGTCTCAAGGCCGGACAGGACCTGACGGTCGATGCGTTCGACCGGGAGCAGAAGAAAAAGCTGGCGAGCGGAAAACTGTTGACCGTGGACAATCAAATCGATCCCAATACCGGCACGGTCCGGCTCAAAGCGGTATTTCCAAATGAAGACGGCGCCCTCTTCCCCAACCAGTTCGTCAATGCCCGGCTTCTCTTGGATGTCAAACGTGGCGTGCCTATCGTCCCCTCCGCTGCGATTCAACGGGGCGCCAAGGGCACGTTCGTGTACGTAGTGAACGACGAACGTACTGTGGCCGTGAGGAACGTCACTCTCGGAACTTCGCAAGGAGAAGAGACATCCATCGATAACGGCCTCGTCGCCGAGGAACTGGTCGTCGTCGACGGCACGGAAAAACTCCGGGAGGGAAGCAAAGTGGATGTCCGAAATCAGACGGAATCTGCAGGAAAAGGAGCAGATGGCCCGTCTCCGGACGTGGAGCGCCACACACGCGGGAAGCGGCTGTGA
- a CDS encoding RNA polymerase sigma factor translates to MPVEWGFHLPMTDESLTVQRCMAEDHELLRQIKQGDTERFREVIDRYQQHVGRIVRRRVPADHVEELVHDVFVRAYSGLTQFSEKVSLDHWLAGIAVRTCYDFWRMQRRREIPVSNLAEDHHRWIERVLSPQSEETFRDEVKHREAQEVLAWALDQLSPENRAVVTLVHLDGYSVREAAALLGWSVVNVKVRSHRARQALRKILSGSLRGEHHETTE, encoded by the coding sequence ATGCCTGTCGAGTGGGGATTTCACCTGCCGATGACCGATGAGTCGTTGACGGTTCAGAGATGCATGGCGGAGGACCATGAACTCCTCCGCCAGATCAAACAAGGAGACACCGAGCGGTTCAGGGAAGTCATTGATCGATATCAACAACACGTGGGCCGGATTGTGCGTCGGCGGGTGCCGGCGGATCATGTGGAAGAGTTGGTCCATGACGTCTTCGTGAGAGCCTATTCAGGGCTCACGCAATTTTCCGAAAAGGTGTCTCTCGACCATTGGCTAGCGGGCATTGCCGTCAGAACGTGTTACGACTTTTGGAGGATGCAGAGACGTCGTGAAATTCCGGTCAGCAATTTGGCTGAAGATCATCACCGATGGATCGAACGCGTATTGTCCCCGCAGTCTGAAGAAACATTCCGGGACGAGGTCAAACACCGTGAGGCGCAAGAGGTGCTGGCCTGGGCTCTGGATCAGCTCTCGCCGGAAAATCGTGCCGTCGTGACCCTGGTTCACCTTGACGGTTACTCTGTGCGCGAAGCTGCCGCTTTGCTAGGGTGGAGCGTGGTCAACGTCAAGGTGCGCTCACATCGCGCGCGCCAGGCCCTTCGTAAGATTTTGAGCGGCAGCCTGCGGGGAGAACATCATGAAACGACAGAATGA
- a CDS encoding Spy/CpxP family protein refolding chaperone, producing the protein MKTRLMLGVILGSVLIASPIVWADPGSRCSSSRAMFGHSSHGQGSVATHLLRHLMKNKQEIGLTDEQIAKLRAMALDSDKARIRAEADMKVSARELRSLMWDDKSELPAIEAKIKEKASLKANVRILDVRAKRELIAALTPEQQSKLKALWREHGSERRHAMRAEYGEPDAGARDSEGQAALSDSGSETGEFSAS; encoded by the coding sequence ATGAAAACCCGGTTGATGTTAGGCGTCATCTTGGGGAGTGTATTGATCGCGTCACCAATTGTCTGGGCTGACCCAGGCTCCCGCTGTTCAAGCAGCCGGGCGATGTTTGGTCATAGCAGTCACGGGCAGGGCAGCGTGGCCACTCACCTGCTGCGCCATCTTATGAAGAATAAACAGGAGATCGGGCTTACAGACGAACAGATTGCGAAGCTTCGTGCCATGGCGCTTGATTCCGATAAGGCGCGGATACGCGCAGAAGCTGATATGAAAGTGAGCGCACGGGAACTTCGTTCGCTGATGTGGGACGATAAGTCGGAATTGCCGGCCATCGAAGCCAAGATCAAGGAAAAGGCATCCCTGAAGGCCAATGTGCGGATTCTCGATGTGAGGGCCAAGCGGGAGTTGATCGCCGCGTTGACGCCGGAACAGCAGAGCAAGCTCAAAGCGTTATGGCGCGAACACGGATCAGAACGACGTCATGCGATGCGCGCTGAATACGGCGAACCGGACGCTGGAGCGCGAGATTCGGAAGGTCAGGCCGCTCTCTCCGACTCCGGATCCGAAACGGGTGAGTTCTCGGCAAGCTGA
- a CDS encoding DMT family protein, which yields MTVLSAVGLLVLSNLFMTIAWYGHLRFMNRPLWLVILASWGIAFFEYCLQVPANRIGYSALTAYQLKTLQEVITLTVFILFAHVYMGEGLKPKHVAGFILLGLAAWTVFQDRYGLDW from the coding sequence ATGACCGTTCTCTCGGCTGTCGGGCTGCTGGTTCTTTCAAATCTCTTCATGACGATCGCCTGGTATGGACATCTAAGATTCATGAACCGTCCGCTCTGGCTGGTCATTCTGGCGAGCTGGGGGATCGCCTTTTTCGAGTATTGTTTGCAGGTCCCAGCTAATCGCATCGGATACAGCGCTCTCACTGCCTATCAATTAAAGACGCTCCAAGAGGTCATTACCCTGACGGTCTTCATCCTGTTTGCACACGTCTATATGGGGGAGGGGTTGAAACCGAAGCACGTCGCCGGGTTCATCCTCCTTGGGCTGGCTGCGTGGACGGTTTTCCAAGACCGCTATGGCCTCGATTGGTAG
- a CDS encoding sigma-54 dependent transcriptional regulator, with protein MNAPMDKVFTILFVEDNGGDVEMFLRTIEDELPREEDEEVELVLAARAEGGLKILDERRIDLVITEIRLPGMNGIEFLQRIQARDRRIPVIIMSWVDTVDTAVEAMRCGAFDYVTKPFEKMDLAARIHRAMRISEILFRYEPAQQTETLSSKELIGVSPPIRHVMAMIEAAARVQSTTLIIGETGTGKELIARAIHERSAERDGPFQVVDCTTFSEGTVDSELFGHVRGAFTGAVGDKLGLIERGIGGTLFLDEIGDLPLPLQAKLLRVLEEGEMRAVGSVQMKKVSARFIAATNQELAEKVKRNEFRKDLFFRLNVMAIKVPPLRDRSQDIPLLARHFMARYAKEFGKPVTDLLPSAVTELVAYPWPGNVRELRNVMERAVMLAKGNRISSSDVLGMLQFTDQARRGSDDDYLVLPYAKAKEKVLEDFSRRYIQSKLDHHNGNVTHAAEESGLPRPYFYEIMRRFLKTDK; from the coding sequence ATGAACGCGCCAATGGACAAAGTTTTTACGATCCTGTTCGTGGAAGATAACGGGGGAGACGTCGAAATGTTTCTCCGGACGATCGAAGATGAACTTCCCCGCGAGGAGGATGAAGAGGTCGAACTCGTGCTGGCCGCTCGTGCAGAGGGAGGCCTCAAAATTCTCGATGAACGGCGGATCGATTTGGTTATTACCGAAATCCGGTTGCCCGGGATGAACGGGATCGAATTCCTGCAGCGAATTCAGGCAAGGGATCGCCGTATTCCTGTCATTATCATGAGCTGGGTTGATACCGTGGACACGGCCGTGGAGGCCATGCGGTGTGGCGCATTTGATTACGTGACCAAACCGTTCGAAAAAATGGATCTTGCAGCCAGAATTCATCGGGCCATGCGCATCTCAGAAATCTTGTTCCGCTATGAGCCGGCGCAGCAAACAGAAACGCTTTCGTCCAAAGAGTTGATCGGGGTGAGCCCGCCGATTCGTCATGTGATGGCCATGATCGAAGCAGCCGCCCGCGTGCAATCCACAACCCTGATCATCGGAGAAACTGGTACGGGAAAAGAGTTGATCGCGAGAGCTATCCATGAACGAAGTGCCGAGCGAGATGGTCCGTTTCAGGTGGTCGATTGCACCACGTTCTCAGAAGGCACCGTCGACAGCGAGCTTTTCGGTCATGTTCGAGGAGCCTTCACAGGAGCCGTAGGCGACAAATTGGGCCTGATCGAACGAGGAATAGGCGGTACCCTGTTTCTGGATGAAATCGGCGATCTCCCTCTGCCTTTGCAGGCCAAGCTATTGAGAGTGTTGGAAGAAGGAGAAATGCGGGCCGTCGGCAGTGTGCAGATGAAGAAGGTCAGCGCAAGATTCATTGCGGCGACCAATCAGGAGTTGGCCGAAAAAGTCAAACGAAACGAGTTCCGGAAGGACCTTTTTTTTCGACTAAACGTCATGGCCATCAAGGTTCCTCCCTTGCGCGACAGATCACAGGATATTCCGCTGTTGGCCAGGCATTTCATGGCGCGATATGCAAAAGAGTTCGGTAAACCCGTCACCGATTTGCTTCCGTCTGCTGTAACAGAACTTGTCGCCTATCCATGGCCTGGCAACGTCCGTGAGTTGCGGAATGTCATGGAACGCGCGGTCATGTTGGCAAAAGGCAACCGCATCAGCAGTTCCGATGTCCTCGGTATGCTCCAATTTACCGACCAGGCGCGCAGAGGCTCGGACGACGACTATCTTGTATTGCCCTATGCCAAAGCCAAGGAAAAGGTACTTGAAGATTTTAGCCGGCGATATATTCAGAGCAAACTCGATCACCACAATGGCAACGTCACACACGCGGCCGAGGAATCCGGGCTTCCCCGCCCCTATTTTTATGAAATCATGCGTCGATTCTTGAAGACTGACAAATGA